CTTTAAATGAACAGTagcatttgatttgattttttgattatgTGATCTATGTACGGCAAGAAGGAAAGTTTTGTATCTAGTACAACTCCTAGATCTTTTTTCTGAACCACCCGTTCTAGATCTGAATCATTAATAGTGTAATTGAAGTATATAGGTGAACTGATACGGAAACAGGACATAACTTGATACTTAGAGACATTCAAGTGTAGACAATTTTTGTCACGCCCATCAGCCAATCTATTAAAATCATCATTCAACAAAGTACAATCTTGAATAGATTTAGTGGTGCGATACAGTTTAAGATCATCCGCAAATAGGATAcattatgaatttttgaatatgtcAGGAATATCATTGATCCCCCGAGGGACACCAGATGGCCCTAAGATCTGttccaaaaaaattatcatcaattttaacaatttaaacccTTCGAGTTAAATAGGATTTTAACCAATCGAAAAGGTTAGAGTGAAGACCAAACTGcaaaagtttattcaaaaaaacCTGGTGATTTACGCGATCGAAAGCTTTGGCGAGGCTCTTATTCTCTGTTTTCTTATAGATGAATATTTTCAACTATTAAAAATccttaacaaattttctaagagATCTTTtgcaatttaactttttatcaCAGACCAAACATTTTCATTTGGGCTAAGCATTGAACTATTGGGACATACTTGTAGTATTATTTGCAATGAAATTCCCGGTCTTACTAAACTTCTTTAATGAGCGAATGCATTGACaattacaacaacaactgcGGTTCGCCATGCCtaatttttgacacaaattaTAGTGAACaatgttatacaaaaaaactttagtgaaaacaaAACGAATATGTAaatacttcaaatatttttgaatgtatttGTATTAAGCACGAAAACGCAATATTCGAAAttaatgcaaaaaataaaaacgtgatACACAAacgatattacattttttgtcataaatattttAGATTGAGTTTTTAcgtattaatgtttttgaaagctttcttgtttttattacttGAGGCATAGGagctatatggcaagtattgcattagttcaaaatttcgaactcaaaaGCACAACAAAACTGCGTACAACATTCTTAAAAAGTTGCACTTATAGAGTAAAGGCGTACTACATATTTAGTGTTGCCAAATTCTAAATATAACTTTGAAGGCAAATAATTGTTTTACTACgggcaaaaattaattaaaacaaattaaatttgtttgttacttCAGTCTTACGTTGCAGTATTTTGATAATTGTGCAGTTAGCTTTGGTATACAAGGTAGACTTAAAACCTAGAGTTGGATATGATACGTGCCGATTAATACAATTTCCAATACACCTTTCACTACCCGATTTATGTACGTACCTTGCTTGAGTGTTTTCATCAAGatcaatgtaaaatttaaagggaaaatcaaagaaattgtCAGGTCGATCTGTAGGAGGTTCGACTCCAGCGAACTCATCCATTAACTTCCAGTAGTGCTTGTTCAGATTTTCAATATCGACTGTGTCAGCAAGAAGGTCATGCATGACCTTTGTGTGCACAAAAAATGTCGGTAAGTTCATCATAGTGTGGATACCctgttattaattaaaatattgcatCGCTACAAGTATGTATATATTTCACTTGGTGCTTACCATTCTTAAAAGTCTGTTCATCTGAACATCCGCGCTAAAATCGAAATTCTTCACTAGACCAATTTCCTTTAAATGTTTTGGCGTTGATGCGGATAGAATTGAAGCTTCTCCCAAAGGATATTCCAAGTCATATGAGCTAAAGTAATAGAAGGGTAAATTTTTCTTCTCCAAAGCGTAGTAGATTCTTCCCATGTATCCATGAGCTTGGAGAAATTTTCTGAAGTCAACCTTGTGACAGAATTTCATATGCACATTTGAAGTAAGGTCATAAATATCAGCCCGGCAGTCACCGGTGTCGGAGTTCGAGTTCAATTTAAATCGACTATCCCAAAATTCCTTGGGGATTGGATCAAATCCAAGAGTCTTATAAAAGTCGCTGGCTATTCCAAACATCATATTGGCATTAAATTCATTCTCTGATAGGATTTTGTCGTAAGGGGGAAGATTTTTGTGCGGATAGATATCATCGATAACGCTGTCATTAGTCCAAGCTTGTGCAAGGACTTGCTGAAACAAATGATCAGGAATTGGGCCATTTTCCTTAACAATTAGTGGTCCATACTTTTCGTAAAGCTGATTGCGGATGAATGCATGCAATTGTTGGTAAAGTGGACGCACTTGAAGCATGACATTTTCCATTTCTTCGATATCGTAAAACTCCGACCAGAGTTCAAGAACCGGAACACCtggatataaaaaataataatcaaggAACGAGCTattcatttgaaaacaaactaacAAACCCGTTAAATTTGCTGCTGTTTTCAATGACTGAATAAGAGTGTAGAAATGAATGGCAGACCATTGGCTGTTTTTCTCCCTCCAATTTTGCCAATAATACAATAACTCATCTGGATCATTACTTTGAGTAATGAGTTTCTGAACATCAGGGAAATATGATAAGTATTCACAATCGATACATTTGTATTTCTCAATGTCCTTGTCACTAGCCAACTCCTTAAGGGAATTAAGTGTACTTGCAACTGTCGAGAAGTATTCCTCCTCCAAGATAAGTAGACCTGCTGACTTCGAAATAGTCCTGAAAACTTCACGCAGATCTGAatctttgaatttattataGTCAAATTGCCTTGAATCCTTAACAACTTCTACAAGGGCTTTTGAAGTAGCTCGAATAGTTTCCACACTAGAAAAGAGCGACTCGAAATCATCTTCATCAGCGTTAAATGCTTTCTCAGCTATATTGTCATAGAAGTTGTACAAATCCCCACTCACTTTTTTCGCAAATTTTCTTGCTTCTACTTCATCAGATATTGCTGCTTGGCAaaccttaagaaaataattttcttaagtcAGCTTTTTCAGGCACACTTTTCAAAACATCTACTTACCCCAATTACAGCCAATATAAGAACTATAATCGCCAGCTTCATTGCTGATGAAACTCCGAAACACAACTGACAAAACGACACGACAATTATTTGGAAACAAACAGATGAGTTTAAACTTAAACGCACTAAAAATGAATCTGGACCGAGATCCAAGGTTGAGACTGAGAGATGTCGGTTGCGTCGGTGTATaggttaattttgtttgtatttctatCAACGAGTTTATGTGGTTGGTTTGTTTCTTTGCAATTCCTCAACGCATAATGTGATGATAACTGTAATATATGCACAGTGTTTTTATGGCTGAAATTATCTGAGGTCAATTTTGTCATCTTAGCCCACTGATAATAAAGAAATCGCAAGTGTTTCAGCTTTTCTCCGATATTATAGCTGAGCTAAAAACACTCGTGTACCTCTATATGACATTATGTAGATGTAAACGACA
This window of the Eupeodes corollae chromosome 3, idEupCoro1.1, whole genome shotgun sequence genome carries:
- the LOC129951999 gene encoding angiotensin-converting enzyme-like, which translates into the protein MKLAIIVLILAVIGVCQAAISDEVEARKFAKKVSGDLYNFYDNIAEKAFNADEDDFESLFSSVETIRATSKALVEVVKDSRQFDYNKFKDSDLREVFRTISKSAGLLILEEEYFSTVASTLNSLKELASDKDIEKYKCIDCEYLSYFPDVQKLITQSNDPDELLYYWQNWREKNSQWSAIHFYTLIQSLKTAANLTGVPVLELWSEFYDIEEMENVMLQVRPLYQQLHAFIRNQLYEKYGPLIVKENGPIPDHLFQQVLAQAWTNDSVIDDIYPHKNLPPYDKILSENEFNANMMFGIASDFYKTLGFDPIPKEFWDSRFKLNSNSDTGDCRADIYDLTSNVHMKFCHKVDFRKFLQAHGYMGRIYYALEKKNLPFYYFSSYDLEYPLGEASILSASTPKHLKEIGLVKNFDFSADVQMNRLLRMGIHTMMNLPTFFVHTKVMHDLLADTVDIENLNKHYWKLMDEFAGVEPPTDRPDNFFDFPFKFYIDLDENTQARKFVSEILGYQFYRKLCEISGQYPAAPLNNCDFFGSKAAGDALKKMMKLGSSKPFHEVLGQLLPGDAKLNGEGLLEYYKPIASFLEDKNKESEVKIGWIPSKRKVA